The segment CAGCCAGCCGCCGCTCCTGCCGGGGCAGAGCGTTCTTCTCTACAGCGATAATGTGCAGAACGGGTGCCATGCAAGGCCTCCTTCTTCTTTAACGGCTTTTGCCGTGAAAATAATTATTGTACATCTCATATAAATAAGAAAATAATTTTAATAATGTCCATGTTAGACCATTACATGTCAGGAATCAAGGGGCAATTTCATATGCAGCTATCCCATAGCCTGCGCTCCCCGCCCAAAATGAATACCCCGGCGCACCAATGCCACCGGGTTCTCATATGATGTGTTGACTGTATCCCTTAACCTTGTTAGACCACACATACCCGGGCAAGGAGGGGTGACACCATTGAAGGGAAATGATCAACACAGCAAGTTCTTGTTAACCCACCGTGAGCGAGAAGTATTTGAGCTGCTGGTGCAGGACAAAACGACTCGCGACATCGCCGGGCAGTTGTTTATCAGCGAGAAAACGGTGCGAAACCATATT is part of the Paenibacillus algicola genome and harbors:
- a CDS encoding helix-turn-helix domain-containing protein, which translates into the protein MKGNDQHSKFLLTHREREVFELLVQDKTTRDIAGQLFISEKTVRNHISNVMWFETHPSLKAKTFDFIGF